In the genome of Campylobacter avium LMG 24591, the window ATCAAAGAATTTAATATAGAAAAAAATGTAATGCTGCCTTTAATGATAAAGGGTTATAGCAAGAAAATTTGCGAGGAACAAACCGCGAAATTGTTAAAGCATGTGGAATTAACCTTTAAAGCCAAGAAAAAGCCTGAACAGCTATCCGGGGGAGAACAGCAAAGAGTGGCTATGGCTAGGGCTTTAGCGCATAATCCTAAAATACTTTTATGCGATGAGCCAACGGGAAATTTGGATGAGTATTCCTCAGATATCATTTGGACGCTTTTAAAATCAGCTAAAGAATTGCTAGGAACCTGCGTAGTTGTTGTAACTCATAGAATTCCTACGAATTTAAGGATTGATTATCGCTTATTTAATATAGAAAATGGGAAAATGAATGAAATTTTTTAGGACGCATTTAGGGCTTATCTTTCCTATCTTTTTTA includes:
- a CDS encoding cell division ATP-binding protein FtsE, with the protein product MPVLIKAQNLCLGYDELVINKANFTFKDSDFIFITGKSGSGKSTLLKSFYGDLEPLSGKLTVCDNELDNISNANLLQLRQKIGIIFQDYKLIKEFNIEKNVMLPLMIKGYSKKICEEQTAKLLKHVELTFKAKKKPEQLSGGEQQRVAMARALAHNPKILLCDEPTGNLDEYSSDIIWTLLKSAKELLGTCVVVVTHRIPTNLRIDYRLFNIENGKMNEIF